A portion of the Natronogracilivirga saccharolytica genome contains these proteins:
- a CDS encoding BAPKO_0422 family outer member beta-barrel protein: MKSVLSIAAIIIFLTAFSMPASSQDYQRSRGIGVILGDPTGISVAYRVSQSNAFSGAAAWHLRDNPKLHLHLDYLFYRFNILEVDRGELPLYFGAGGRLRFDSDNKLGVRFPLGIAYHFDNDPFELFLEIVPILELVPETSFTGNSGIGIRYYF; encoded by the coding sequence ATGAAGTCTGTCTTATCAATTGCCGCAATTATCATTTTCCTGACTGCTTTCAGTATGCCTGCCAGCAGCCAGGATTATCAGAGGAGCAGGGGTATCGGTGTAATACTCGGTGATCCGACAGGCATCAGTGTAGCTTACAGGGTCTCACAGTCAAATGCTTTTTCGGGTGCTGCCGCATGGCACCTGAGAGACAATCCGAAGCTTCATCTTCACCTGGATTATCTTTTTTACAGATTCAACATCCTGGAAGTGGATCGGGGAGAACTGCCTTTATACTTCGGTGCAGGGGGAAGACTTCGGTTTGACAGTGACAACAAGCTGGGCGTACGGTTTCCTCTGGGCATTGCATATCATTTTGACAATGATCCCTTTGAGCTGTTTCTGGAAATTGTGCCTATACTGGAGCTGGTTCCGGAAACATCATTTACCGGGAACAGTGGTATCGGAATCCGGTATTATTTTTAG
- a CDS encoding response regulator codes for MAKVKKEVKILMIEDDLTLCDLVGSFLEKKGYVFYQHNTFEGAIDRVKQVRPDLIIMDLHFPDGNGLHLCKTLKDDKDYNKIPILVLTGRDYPVEKEVAMKSGVTDFFHKPMVYSKLTEKIDEILGESIKLTFWGVRGSVPCPGAKYAEFGGNSTCLQVKIPGQKKMLIIDAGTGLRVLGDEVDKSVENCEGRIFLTHAHWDHIQGFPFFKPLYKEGNKFQVHMPQQISGSTKEVLVDQMSYTYSPITSHMFKADLEYLTQTRGLQRYDGYSVEHITANHPVETAIYKFEIGKRSFVFAPDNELSTKDESSSKGKSYAYLKQFDSFVSGVDVLIHDSQFDYEEYQHKQRWGHSAWEIVVERSIKNGVKHLILTHFGPDLVDDDLFRIEEEAQEMARGTDTHVELAREGKVFRFPA; via the coding sequence ATGGCTAAAGTAAAAAAAGAGGTCAAGATACTGATGATCGAAGATGATCTGACACTTTGTGATCTTGTCGGATCATTCCTTGAAAAAAAGGGGTATGTTTTTTATCAGCACAATACATTCGAGGGAGCGATAGATCGCGTAAAGCAGGTCAGGCCCGATCTGATCATCATGGATTTGCATTTTCCGGACGGCAACGGTCTTCACCTGTGCAAGACCCTGAAGGATGACAAAGACTATAACAAAATTCCCATTCTGGTACTTACCGGACGCGATTACCCTGTCGAAAAAGAAGTGGCCATGAAGTCCGGAGTGACGGATTTCTTCCACAAACCGATGGTGTACAGTAAACTCACTGAAAAAATCGATGAAATACTCGGTGAGTCCATAAAACTCACGTTCTGGGGTGTGAGAGGATCAGTTCCATGTCCGGGCGCAAAATATGCGGAATTCGGCGGCAACAGTACATGCCTTCAGGTAAAGATTCCCGGTCAGAAAAAAATGCTCATCATTGATGCCGGGACCGGCCTGCGGGTGCTTGGTGATGAAGTTGATAAAAGCGTTGAAAACTGTGAGGGCCGGATTTTCCTGACCCATGCACACTGGGACCATATTCAGGGTTTTCCGTTTTTCAAGCCGCTTTATAAAGAAGGAAACAAGTTTCAGGTTCACATGCCGCAGCAGATATCCGGTTCAACCAAGGAAGTGCTGGTTGACCAGATGTCGTACACATATTCCCCCATAACCTCTCACATGTTCAAGGCTGATCTGGAGTATCTGACCCAGACCCGGGGTTTGCAGCGCTATGACGGGTATAGTGTGGAGCATATAACGGCTAATCATCCCGTTGAAACGGCAATTTACAAGTTTGAGATTGGTAAGCGCAGTTTCGTGTTTGCACCGGATAATGAGCTGAGTACCAAAGATGAAAGCAGTTCCAAAGGGAAAAGCTATGCCTACCTGAAGCAATTTGACTCCTTTGTTTCAGGGGTGGATGTTCTTATTCACGATTCCCAGTTCGATTACGAGGAGTATCAGCATAAACAAAGATGGGGTCATTCTGCATGGGAAATCGTGGTCGAACGATCCATAAAGAATGGAGTCAAGCATTTGATCCTGACCCATTTTGGTCCGGATTTGGTTGACGATGATCTGTTTCGGATTGAGGAAGAAGCCCAGGAAATGGCCAGGGGCACTGATACGCACGTAGAACTGGCCCGGGAGGGCAAGGTATTTCGTTTTCCTGCCTGA
- a CDS encoding DUF349 domain-containing protein, which translates to MEKEYSKITSDGRIIQIDNKYFEGKELSKADPEHQDDAVQYFTRMFSGLEKYVDACLRTVTNMEDPEQRNSKLQILREEVKNAKAIGDFDALMGKIDEASGESRPPEQSVSDKEPADAGRAEQVQETPETGESGDDRDADKKVPDTEKAETEKPESEKKDEEKQLKPAADYPEPVSELAELTEKAESLSGQSDWQFVQHELDNIRFKWEEILQADETLSSEDSYPELLERRLAAEKEFAKRKEDWQKQRRERKRQNLDRRAKILDKLQDVIDKKRWQAFREVNKLNNQWEDIKDVPNDSESEEQEKKFRDLMKEFNDKKVEILVKRAQKEEENLVGKLTVLEKMEQIVSSLGEDSENWEQTDKEMEELSRQWKKIGRVPAEQADQVWEKFKTVRDEYFAKKMKYNKAFRKKTQKNIRKKTALCETAEKLLEDDDLAVAVREMNNLHKKWKQIGPVPKEKNDELWERFNEATRKFNERKSRNLDTIREQERENYEKKAALCEKAEEIRDRTDWTEAASDMQKLMETWRETGPVPRRKAQKVWNRFKKAMDTFYENRNEFYKSVREEQKANLEEKRKVIDELSRLAGSEEPDKAVDQFKELQEKFKKVGFVPLRKKSKIDKDYKEVCDTFYQRLREKGKGANAERASSADKSRRSELFRLKKECDELHEEIMKYKDTMTFINPGGKGNVLIDEIQQKIDKTEEKLEKKQEKLEQLRRDQEE; encoded by the coding sequence ATGGAAAAAGAATATTCAAAGATTACCAGTGACGGCCGGATCATTCAGATAGACAATAAATACTTTGAGGGCAAGGAGTTATCAAAAGCTGACCCGGAGCACCAGGATGATGCCGTTCAATACTTCACCAGAATGTTTTCCGGTCTTGAAAAATATGTAGATGCATGCCTGCGGACTGTAACTAATATGGAAGATCCGGAACAGCGAAACAGCAAACTGCAAATTCTTCGGGAAGAAGTGAAAAATGCCAAAGCTATCGGCGACTTTGATGCATTGATGGGGAAAATTGATGAAGCATCCGGAGAGTCCCGGCCCCCGGAACAGTCAGTTTCTGATAAAGAACCGGCCGATGCCGGACGTGCTGAGCAAGTACAAGAGACCCCCGAAACCGGAGAAAGCGGGGATGACAGGGATGCTGATAAAAAAGTGCCTGATACTGAAAAAGCCGAAACTGAAAAACCTGAAAGTGAAAAGAAAGACGAAGAAAAACAGCTTAAGCCGGCTGCTGATTACCCGGAGCCGGTGTCTGAACTGGCTGAACTGACAGAAAAAGCCGAGTCATTGTCCGGGCAAAGTGACTGGCAGTTTGTGCAGCATGAACTGGATAACATTCGCTTCAAATGGGAAGAAATTCTGCAGGCGGATGAAACTCTTTCATCGGAAGACAGCTACCCCGAGTTGCTGGAACGCAGATTGGCTGCGGAAAAAGAATTTGCCAAAAGAAAGGAAGACTGGCAGAAGCAGCGCCGCGAGCGGAAGCGTCAGAATCTTGACAGACGTGCAAAAATATTGGACAAGCTTCAGGATGTTATCGATAAAAAACGGTGGCAGGCTTTCAGGGAGGTTAATAAGCTCAATAATCAATGGGAAGACATCAAGGATGTTCCCAACGACAGTGAAAGTGAGGAACAGGAGAAAAAGTTCAGAGATTTGATGAAAGAGTTCAATGACAAGAAAGTGGAGATTCTTGTCAAAAGAGCTCAAAAGGAGGAAGAAAATCTTGTCGGAAAACTCACCGTTCTCGAAAAAATGGAGCAGATAGTTTCATCTCTCGGAGAGGATTCAGAGAACTGGGAGCAGACGGATAAAGAGATGGAGGAGCTGTCACGGCAATGGAAAAAAATTGGAAGGGTTCCCGCAGAGCAGGCAGACCAGGTCTGGGAGAAGTTTAAAACCGTCAGAGATGAGTACTTCGCAAAAAAGATGAAGTACAACAAGGCCTTCCGTAAGAAAACGCAGAAAAATATACGGAAGAAAACTGCGCTTTGTGAAACCGCAGAAAAACTGCTTGAGGATGATGATCTGGCGGTGGCAGTCAGAGAAATGAACAATCTCCATAAGAAGTGGAAGCAGATCGGCCCTGTTCCCAAAGAGAAAAATGACGAGCTGTGGGAACGCTTCAATGAGGCTACGCGCAAGTTCAACGAAAGAAAAAGCCGGAATCTTGATACTATTCGTGAACAGGAGCGAGAGAATTACGAAAAGAAAGCAGCCTTATGTGAAAAAGCAGAGGAGATCAGGGACCGGACGGATTGGACCGAAGCTGCATCTGACATGCAGAAACTGATGGAGACCTGGAGGGAGACCGGACCCGTACCCAGAAGAAAGGCCCAGAAAGTGTGGAATCGTTTTAAAAAAGCGATGGACACATTTTATGAAAACAGGAATGAATTTTACAAGTCTGTTCGCGAAGAACAAAAGGCCAATCTTGAAGAGAAGCGCAAGGTTATTGATGAACTTTCCAGACTGGCCGGGTCGGAAGAGCCGGATAAAGCAGTTGATCAGTTCAAAGAGTTGCAGGAAAAATTTAAGAAAGTCGGTTTCGTGCCGTTAAGAAAGAAAAGTAAAATTGATAAAGATTATAAGGAGGTATGCGACACCTTCTATCAGCGATTGCGGGAAAAAGGAAAGGGAGCAAATGCTGAACGTGCTTCCTCTGCAGATAAATCACGGCGATCCGAGTTGTTTCGTTTGAAAAAAGAGTGCGATGAACTTCATGAGGAGATCATGAAATATAAAGATACCATGACGTTCATAAATCCGGGAGGCAAAGGCAATGTCCTGATTGATGAAATTCAGCAAAAAATTGACAAAACAGAGGAAAAACTTGAAAAAAAACAGGAAAAGCTGGAACAGTTGAGAAGGGATCAGGAGGAGTAA
- a CDS encoding SDR family NAD(P)-dependent oxidoreductase, whose amino-acid sequence MEYYKNKTVLVTGASSGIGISFSRLLASYGADLVITARRKDRLEKLADEISREFKSDVTIIACDLSEPESAAKLVEDIGKKGLQIDILVNNAGFGFNGLFMDGSVEMYEQMMQLNMNTLVSLTRLLLPDMIRRGEGGVLNVSSMAGFLPIPYFSVYSATKQFVINFSRSLRRELRSTGVHVSVLCPGPVRTEFMSRAGVDRRKTAFRLPQNPEEVALKGLRGLVRNRSLQLSRSFLRIPYLLSKWLPVRLGLVIGEVAMKK is encoded by the coding sequence ATGGAGTATTATAAAAACAAGACGGTGCTGGTCACCGGTGCGTCTTCGGGGATAGGCATATCCTTCAGCCGCCTGCTGGCATCTTACGGGGCAGATCTGGTTATAACCGCAAGAAGGAAAGATCGCCTTGAAAAACTGGCTGACGAAATAAGCAGGGAATTCAAATCAGATGTAACCATCATAGCATGTGATTTGTCTGAACCGGAGAGTGCGGCGAAGCTGGTTGAGGATATCGGTAAAAAGGGTTTGCAAATTGATATCCTTGTCAATAATGCCGGTTTCGGTTTTAACGGCTTGTTCATGGATGGCAGTGTGGAGATGTATGAGCAGATGATGCAGCTGAATATGAATACACTTGTAAGCCTTACCCGCCTGTTGCTGCCTGATATGATCCGCAGAGGGGAAGGCGGGGTGCTGAATGTGTCTTCCATGGCGGGATTTCTTCCGATTCCCTATTTCTCCGTTTACTCCGCTACCAAGCAATTTGTTATCAACTTCTCCAGGAGCCTGCGAAGGGAGCTCAGGAGTACCGGCGTTCATGTCAGCGTTTTATGTCCAGGTCCGGTCAGGACGGAGTTTATGTCCCGGGCCGGGGTTGACAGGCGAAAAACCGCATTCAGATTACCGCAGAATCCGGAGGAGGTTGCATTGAAAGGCCTGCGGGGGCTTGTCCGCAACAGATCCCTGCAATTATCACGGTCCTTTTTGCGCATACCCTATCTGCTAAGCAAGTGGCTTCCTGTGCGTCTGGGCCTTGTAATCGGGGAAGTTGCGATGAAAAAATAA
- a CDS encoding mechanosensitive ion channel family protein — protein MGINSEMGEVAEMIVEEIVPYGLNVLGAIVILIVGWLVASWVSKRVFRACDKSERIDNTLSPLIAKAAKIIILFATLIAVLGQFGIETASLVALLGVAGLAIGLALQGTLSNVASGVMLLTFRPFNVGDFIDAGGTMGIVDEIGLFTTKMHTLDNVYLLVPNSNIWGANIKNFSRNELRRVDMVFGISYSDDIDKAFEIIQEALDADERVLKDPEPLLAVGELGNSSVDLLVRPWTKGPDWWATRLALTKDIKQRFDKGGITIPFPQRDVHLFQKNGGK, from the coding sequence ATGGGCATAAACAGTGAAATGGGGGAAGTTGCAGAGATGATCGTAGAGGAAATCGTTCCCTACGGACTAAACGTATTAGGTGCTATTGTCATCCTTATTGTTGGTTGGCTTGTGGCCAGCTGGGTCAGCAAACGGGTGTTCAGAGCATGCGACAAATCGGAGCGCATAGACAACACACTTTCTCCGCTTATTGCCAAAGCAGCGAAAATTATTATTCTGTTTGCTACACTGATTGCCGTTCTCGGGCAGTTTGGCATTGAAACGGCAAGCCTTGTTGCCCTGCTTGGTGTGGCGGGACTTGCAATTGGCCTGGCTTTGCAGGGAACCCTGAGCAATGTGGCCTCCGGTGTGATGCTGCTTACCTTCCGCCCGTTTAATGTAGGTGATTTTATAGATGCCGGAGGGACGATGGGTATTGTGGATGAGATCGGCCTGTTTACGACAAAAATGCATACGCTCGACAATGTGTATCTCCTGGTTCCGAATTCGAATATTTGGGGGGCAAACATCAAAAACTTCTCAAGGAATGAGCTTCGAAGGGTCGATATGGTGTTTGGTATCAGCTATTCCGATGATATCGACAAGGCTTTTGAAATTATCCAGGAGGCACTTGATGCAGATGAGCGTGTTTTGAAAGATCCCGAGCCCCTGCTTGCGGTTGGCGAACTTGGCAACAGTTCTGTTGATCTGCTGGTCAGGCCATGGACAAAGGGACCGGACTGGTGGGCTACCAGGCTTGCACTTACCAAGGACATCAAACAGAGATTTGACAAGGGTGGGATTACCATTCCGTTCCCTCAAAGAGATGTGCATCTGTTTCAGAAAAATGGCGGGAAATAG
- a CDS encoding Dps family protein yields the protein MSTVLEKTDKSINIGLTDEHREKIAAALNRLLADSYMLYLKTHNYHWNVTGMNFQPLHELFEEQYTELAEAIDAIAEQIRTLGHFAPGSFKAYSKITSIEEEEDVPSAEVMVKRLQESNETLIRTAREALGPCEEAGDEASLDLVTERLRNHSKVAWMLRSHLQ from the coding sequence ATGAGCACTGTACTGGAAAAGACGGATAAGAGCATAAATATTGGACTAACTGATGAACATCGTGAGAAGATTGCAGCGGCTTTGAATCGTCTGCTTGCCGACTCATATATGCTGTATCTGAAAACGCACAATTATCACTGGAATGTGACGGGTATGAATTTCCAGCCGCTGCATGAGTTGTTTGAGGAGCAGTATACCGAGCTCGCGGAAGCCATTGATGCCATTGCCGAGCAGATCCGGACACTGGGACATTTTGCTCCGGGTTCATTCAAAGCGTATTCCAAGATAACAAGCATCGAAGAAGAAGAGGATGTGCCAAGTGCAGAGGTCATGGTAAAAAGACTTCAGGAATCAAATGAAACTCTCATCCGCACAGCAAGAGAAGCACTGGGTCCGTGCGAAGAAGCAGGTGATGAGGCGTCTCTTGACCTGGTGACCGAGCGACTGAGAAATCACTCGAAAGTGGCATGGATGCTGCGCAGCCATCTTCAGTAA
- a CDS encoding RluA family pseudouridine synthase — translation MKSKKKHVRLTPRIRAEILYEDKDVIAVNKPAGILTVPIPGMKSANLQERLDDYLRKQKKQAWTVHRIDRFTSGIVLFAKNPRARKDLIRQFRNHEPGRIYLALIRGVPDPPEGELVHHMKRIKEGFRNVIVPKSDPKASEARLKYRVTERFKNTSLVEVALVTGLKNQIRVQFAEVGHPTVGDRHYASDEQEEKLIDRQALHASRLEFVHPGTKETVVITAPWPKDFQRLIVYYRKS, via the coding sequence ATGAAATCAAAAAAAAAGCATGTAAGACTCACCCCGCGTATACGTGCCGAGATTCTCTATGAGGATAAGGATGTCATTGCCGTAAACAAGCCGGCAGGGATTCTGACAGTTCCGATTCCCGGGATGAAGTCGGCCAATCTGCAGGAGCGGCTGGATGATTACCTTCGGAAACAGAAGAAGCAGGCCTGGACGGTGCACCGCATTGACAGATTTACCAGCGGGATCGTTCTGTTTGCAAAAAACCCGCGGGCCAGGAAGGATCTGATCCGGCAGTTTCGCAACCACGAGCCGGGCAGGATATATCTGGCATTGATCCGCGGTGTGCCGGATCCGCCGGAAGGCGAGCTGGTCCATCACATGAAACGGATCAAAGAGGGGTTCCGCAATGTTATTGTTCCAAAGTCTGATCCGAAAGCAAGCGAGGCACGGCTGAAGTACCGGGTTACAGAGCGGTTCAAAAATACCAGTTTGGTGGAAGTCGCACTCGTGACCGGACTTAAAAACCAGATCCGCGTTCAGTTTGCTGAAGTGGGACACCCTACTGTAGGCGACCGGCACTATGCATCAGACGAGCAGGAAGAGAAACTTATTGACCGTCAGGCGCTGCATGCTTCGCGTCTTGAATTTGTACATCCCGGCACAAAAGAAACAGTAGTAATTACCGCACCGTGGCCTAAAGACTTTCAGCGGCTGATAGTCTATTACAGGAAGAGTTGA
- a CDS encoding tetratricopeptide repeat protein: protein MASGNSSSLKESLLALSEEIVDLSEKMDAADAEGDEKKLHQAVNELRAIGDQLVDYQEQTTGDDQAFCRFMMGSVCSLLGFWSQAESSYRKALQYWPEHVGLLNELFDALAAQRKYGEAESVIRRSIDHGGETPLIMRNLAAVLVHQKKLNEAKIVMLNCIAKFPDDEESRVFLKKLESGGR from the coding sequence ATGGCCAGTGGGAACTCATCATCGCTAAAAGAATCACTTCTTGCGTTATCGGAAGAGATCGTTGATTTGTCTGAGAAGATGGATGCGGCCGATGCGGAGGGTGACGAAAAAAAGCTGCATCAGGCTGTGAATGAACTGCGGGCGATAGGCGACCAGCTTGTTGATTACCAGGAGCAGACAACCGGTGACGATCAGGCGTTCTGCCGCTTCATGATGGGATCGGTATGCAGCCTGCTTGGATTCTGGAGTCAGGCTGAGTCATCCTACCGCAAAGCCCTGCAATACTGGCCTGAACATGTAGGCTTGCTAAATGAACTGTTTGATGCACTGGCTGCACAGAGAAAGTATGGGGAAGCAGAATCAGTAATCCGCAGAAGCATTGACCATGGCGGGGAAACGCCGCTGATAATGCGCAATCTTGCCGCTGTGCTGGTTCATCAGAAAAAATTAAATGAGGCAAAAATTGTCATGCTGAACTGTATTGCGAAATTTCCCGATGACGAAGAAAGCAGGGTGTTTCTGAAAAAACTGGAGTCGGGCGGCAGATAA